The DNA window TGGCCAACCCCTCCACAATTGTTGAGGTTATTCAGGCCTTTGTAGGGATTGATCCCGGAGGAAAGCGCTGCTTTCCGTAAATTCGCTCCTTCGATGCAACCGACCTGTTGGCCTTCCTGCTCAAAACGGATGGTGGGCACGGGTCGTTCACAATCTAGGCGCGAACCAACTTACAAGAAGTAAGGCCCTAATAGCGCTTCGATCACAGATCTTGCCGAGAAAAGCTGGATTCAGCACCCTGGGCCCTTAGCTACCGGCCGCTCGAATGCATGCCTCCAACAAGGGAGCGACGGCATCCGAATCACGCCAACCCCCAATTGATATGACACGACCATCCATATTTTTGTATGTACGGAAAAACTCGGCCACATCCTCCAGCTGGCTGGGTGCAATTTGCTGGATGCTCTGAATCCCTGCTTGCCGAGGGTCAGCGACGGGGACACACAGAATCTTGCCGTCGTAATGACCCGTGTCATCCATGTCGAGCACTCCGATCGGCCTGGCTTTGATCAAACAGCCCGCAA is part of the Synechococcus sp. WH 8016 genome and encodes:
- a CDS encoding inorganic diphosphatase, with protein sequence MDLRSLPPSPSPGLLNLIVEIPAGSCNKYEFSEDVGVMALDRVLHPSIRYPFDYGFVPNTLAEDGSPLDAMVIMAEPTFAGCLIKARPIGVLDMDDTGHYDGKILCVPVADPRQAGIQSIQQIAPSQLEDVAEFFRTYKNMDGRVISIGGWRDSDAVAPLLEACIRAAGS